Proteins from a genomic interval of Vanacampus margaritifer isolate UIUO_Vmar chromosome 4, RoL_Vmar_1.0, whole genome shotgun sequence:
- the pros1 gene encoding vitamin K-dependent protein S has product MWRQNLVSACLVFLLTFADASRFLSQSTSSHFLSRRRRANSLFEEHKKGNLERECIEELCNREEAREIFENVPETDFFYPRYVACLGSHRVGINNHYSDSAIPSDLRTCVKEISNQCTPFPCYKEGTERCVDGQASYTCVCKPGWNGQCCEKDIDECSDPKFPAGCNQKCENIPGSFHCTCKDGYYLSDNINCLDINECRMYPSICEEPAKCVNTPGMFECQCPTGFKYNFTSKSCNDIDECKVNICEGFCVNSVGSYTCHCDGRQGLRLADGKHRCERIPVCVELYDSKYAEMLYLGEQFAGLPVIYLLFRLPETTKFAAEFDFRTFDPEGVILYAESSQDAWFMLGLRDGRIEVQFKNQHTLKVTSGGKAINDGQWHVVSVDELEKSISVKISKEAVMSINSPESLFTGVNGKLATKVYIAGLPNRTNSLIKPINPRLDGCIRGWNLMNQGASGLKDVIQEKESKHCYVHVERGSFFTGGGLARFNIDYSDSGSWKVDLKMNIRPSSSTGVLFALVSNDRVPLSLAVLTDGEYDANLQVFLDGVMVATLDSMLLCYPDRLTVLLSVTPTEISISANSSDVREILPDALQEALQRLNSTMQNPVSTYIGGIPDDVPLDATPVTAFYHGCMDISVNDQMLDFDEALSKHNSIKSHSCPPASTPETDVLQPQERP; this is encoded by the exons ATGTGGAGACAGAATCTTGTCTCGGCATGTCTCGTTTTTCTGCTGACGTTCGCCGATGCTTCGCGAT TTCTGAGCCAGAGCACATCATCGCACTTCCTGAGCCGGCGCAGGAGGGCTAACTCTCTTTTTGAGGAGCACAAGAAGGGCAACCTGGAAAGGGAGTGCATTGAGGAGCTGTGCAACAGGGAGGAGGCCAGGGAGATCTTTGAGAACGTCCCTGAGACG GACTTCTTTTATCCGAGGTATGTTG CGTGTCTGGGCTCCCATCGTGTTGGCATCAACAACCACTATTCCGATTCTGCCATCCCGTCAGACCTTCGGACCTGTGTGAAAG AAATCAGCAATCAGTGCACGCCGTTTCCGTGCTACAAGGAAGGTACCGAGCGCTGCGTGGACGGTCAAGCCTcatatacgtgtgtgtgcaaGCCTGGCTGGAATGGGCAATGCTGTGAGAAAG ATATCGATGAATGTTCCGATCCCAAGTTTCCAGCGGGATGTAaccagaaatgtgaaaatattccGGGAAGCTTCCACTGCACATGTAAAGATGGCTACTATCTTAGCGACAATATCAACTGTTTGG ATATCAACGAGTGCCGAATGTACCCGAGTATTTGTGAAGAGCCTGCTAAATGTGTCAATACACCAGGAATGTTTGAGTGTCAGTGTCCAACAGGGTTCAAATACAACTTCACTTCCAAAAGCTGCAATG ATATCGACGAGTGCAAGGTGAACATCTGCGAAGGCTTTTGCGTCAACAGCGTGGGCAGCTACACGTGCCACTGCGACGGCCGCCAGGGTCTTCGCTTGGCGGATGGCAAGCACCGTTGCGAAAGGATCCCAGTCTGTGTGGAGTTGTACGACTCCAAATACGCTGAAATGTTGTACCTGGGGGAGCAGTTTGCAGGGCTTCCCGTGATATATCTTCTCTTCCGTTTGCCAGAGACAACAAA GTTTGCAGCCGAGTTTGACTTCCGCACATTTGACCCAGAGGGAGTTATCCTCTATGCAGAATCCTCCCAGGACGCGTGGTTCATGCTGGGGCTACGAGACGGCCGCATCGAGGTCCAATTTAAAAATCAGCACACGTTAAAGGTCACCAGTGGAGGGAAAGCCATCAATGATGGACAGTGGCATGTG GTTTCTGTGGACGAACTTGAGAAGAGCATCAGTGTGAAGATCAGCAAGGAAGCGGTAATGAGCATCAACAGTCCTGAGAGTCTCTTTACGGGGGTCAACGGCAAACTGGCGACCAAAGTTTACATCGCCGGTCTCCCCAATCGCACCAACAGTCTCATCAAACCT ATCAACCCACGACTTGATGGCTGCATCCGTGGCTGGAACCTGATGAACCAGGGAGCATCTGGATTGAAGGACGTCATCCAGGAGAAGGAAAGTAAACATTGCTACGTACATGTGGAACGAGGATCTTTTTTCACTGGAGGAGGATTGGCGCGCTTCAATATTGACTACA gtGATTCTGGAAGCTGGAAGGTGGATTTAAAGATGAACATCCGTCCTTCAAGCAGCACCGGCGTCCTCTTTGCCCTCGTTTCCAACGACAGAGTCCCGTTGTCGCTTGCTGTGCTGACCGACGGCGAATATGATGCC AACTTGCAAGTTTTCTTGGATGGGGTTATGGTTGCAACACTGGACTCAATGCTGTTGTGTTACCCGGACCGATTAACGGTGCTGTTGAGTGTCACGCCGACAGAAATTTCCATCTCAGCCAACTCTTCAGATGTCAGGGAAATATTGCCTGATGCCCTGCAGGAGGCGCTGCAGCGCCTTAACTCCACAATGCAGAATCCGGTCAGCACCTACATTGGTGGGATACCAG ATGATGTCCCGTTGGATGCCACCCCAGTAACTGCCTTTTATCACGGCTGCATGGACATCTCTGTCAACGACCAGATGTTGGACTTTGACGAGGCCCTGAGCAAACACAACAGTATCAAGTCCCACTCCTGTCCTCCTGCCTCAACCCCAGAAACGGACGTTCTTCAGCCACAAGAGCGACCTTAA